From the Pedobacter cryoconitis genome, one window contains:
- a CDS encoding MBL fold metallo-hydrolase, translated as MKNTEVYLKPNLVMEPLVDKWYAWSHLISPATAAMNIVGRHMTIMESYLMAPELHAEAVLNPKLRGGPFMDIPVERADEVKAIYEDTLLKQQPVLEFSKAVNKLDKLLKTDAKGFAMEEMYARVPEELKGYVELYYDRNNNGGFRFFEPLLYESSYYNKNSQSLALWITDNDHRPFCLSTPKLNDKNTLHLDIPFDHPGIDELARMKRVPQTIDYIKGKLGITDDQSGLFETFFTTDVPPVYEKYAGDKIRMRYFGHACILIETKDISILVDPLISYYGYASEVDHFSDVDLPDTIDYVLITHNHQDHILFETLLPLRHKIKNIIVPNTCSGKLQDPDLKLMFNHIGFDNVISINEMESVKFADAIITGVPFTGEHSDLNILTKSCYFVQIGDFKLAFFADSRIMEPELYAHIQRKIGNVDVVFLGMECDGAPLSWLYGQLLPQKLPREQDNSRRLSGSDCRKGMSLVDIFHPKEVYVYAMGQEPWVEFISSIKYTDESNPIVQSNRLIEECRAKGIVAERLFGEREILYNK; from the coding sequence ATGAAAAACACTGAAGTATATCTTAAACCCAATTTAGTCATGGAGCCATTAGTCGATAAATGGTATGCATGGAGCCATCTCATATCTCCGGCAACGGCCGCGATGAATATTGTCGGGCGGCACATGACCATCATGGAATCCTATTTAATGGCACCGGAGCTTCACGCAGAGGCTGTCCTGAATCCAAAATTGAGGGGAGGGCCCTTTATGGATATACCCGTAGAAAGAGCTGATGAAGTCAAAGCTATTTATGAAGATACCCTGTTAAAGCAACAACCTGTACTGGAATTTTCAAAAGCCGTCAATAAATTAGATAAGTTGCTGAAAACTGATGCAAAAGGTTTTGCAATGGAAGAAATGTATGCGCGCGTACCTGAAGAACTTAAAGGTTATGTAGAACTCTATTATGACCGGAACAATAATGGAGGGTTCAGGTTCTTTGAGCCACTTTTATATGAGAGTTCCTATTACAATAAAAACTCTCAAAGCCTGGCCCTGTGGATTACTGACAACGACCACAGGCCTTTCTGTCTGAGCACACCAAAGCTGAATGATAAAAATACGCTGCATTTAGACATTCCTTTTGATCATCCTGGAATTGACGAGCTGGCCAGAATGAAAAGAGTTCCTCAGACCATTGATTATATCAAAGGGAAACTAGGTATTACTGACGATCAATCGGGACTTTTTGAAACATTTTTCACGACAGATGTTCCTCCTGTTTATGAAAAATATGCAGGGGATAAAATCCGTATGCGCTATTTCGGCCATGCCTGTATCCTGATTGAAACAAAAGATATCAGCATATTGGTTGATCCGCTGATCAGTTATTATGGTTACGCCTCAGAGGTAGACCATTTTTCAGATGTAGATCTTCCTGATACTATTGATTATGTTTTGATCACTCATAATCATCAGGATCATATTTTATTTGAAACCTTACTGCCATTACGCCATAAAATCAAAAATATTATCGTTCCCAATACTTGCAGCGGTAAACTTCAGGACCCTGATTTAAAGCTCATGTTCAACCATATTGGCTTTGATAATGTGATCTCTATTAATGAAATGGAATCGGTAAAATTTGCGGATGCAATTATTACCGGGGTGCCATTTACCGGAGAGCACAGTGATCTGAATATATTAACAAAGTCTTGCTATTTTGTACAGATAGGAGATTTTAAACTGGCATTTTTTGCAGATTCAAGAATAATGGAGCCAGAATTATATGCACATATCCAAAGAAAAATAGGGAATGTCGATGTTGTTTTTCTGGGAATGGAATGTGATGGCGCACCATTATCCTGGCTATATGGACAATTACTTCCTCAAAAACTACCAAGAGAGCAGGATAATAGCCGAAGACTATCGGGGTCTGACTGTAGAAAAGGGATGTCCTTAGTAGATATCTTCCACCCTAAAGAAGTTTACGTTTATGCTATGGGACAAGAACCATGGGTTGAATTTATCAGCAGTATCAAATACACTGATGAATCAAATCCTATTGTTCAATCCAACAGGTTAATAGAAGAGTGCAGAGCAAAGGGAATTGTCGCAGAACGATTATTCGGTGAAAGAGAAATACTCTATAACAAATAA